In one Erythrobacteraceae bacterium WH01K genomic region, the following are encoded:
- a CDS encoding LacI family DNA-binding transcriptional regulator, with amino-acid sequence MGVEVKKARRVTSIDVAEAAGVSQSTVSRALSGCDSITEATRSRVIEAARKLQYRVNEHAARLRRGSTGTLAVIVIGRAGAAPGAINPFHYKLLGAVCAEASARGLDALVSFQCDPAQFYHDYIESGQADGIILIGTTVNTPAWDFHAPLLERANVSSWASPFDKEVEIRSDNASAARIAVERLVRARHRSVTFVGQPTGDQPQFGERYRGMVAAAEEAGLAHDCIVPPNNATRAEEGRAAIQALMASGKPMDALFFACDAQALGGLGALAEAGCDVPGAVGVIGFDGVEGGAHSNPPLTTIEPDFAQAARLLVERSLSGEEPQEGEGETARAPVRLVERASVSR; translated from the coding sequence ATGGGAGTGGAGGTGAAGAAGGCGCGGCGGGTTACCTCGATCGATGTCGCCGAGGCTGCTGGTGTGAGCCAGTCGACCGTCAGCCGTGCGCTGTCCGGATGCGACAGCATTACGGAGGCGACGCGCAGCCGCGTGATCGAGGCCGCGCGCAAGCTCCAGTACCGCGTCAACGAACATGCAGCGCGCCTGCGCCGCGGCAGCACCGGCACGCTGGCCGTAATCGTGATCGGCCGGGCGGGCGCTGCGCCGGGCGCGATCAATCCGTTCCATTACAAACTGCTGGGCGCGGTCTGCGCAGAAGCTTCGGCACGCGGGCTCGATGCGCTCGTCTCGTTCCAGTGCGACCCCGCGCAGTTCTACCATGACTATATCGAGAGCGGGCAGGCCGACGGAATCATCCTGATCGGGACGACGGTGAACACGCCTGCCTGGGATTTCCACGCCCCGCTGCTGGAACGGGCGAACGTGTCGAGCTGGGCCTCGCCGTTCGACAAGGAAGTGGAAATCCGGTCCGACAATGCAAGCGCTGCCCGTATTGCGGTGGAGCGGCTCGTGCGCGCGAGGCACCGTTCCGTCACCTTCGTCGGCCAGCCCACGGGCGACCAGCCCCAGTTCGGCGAGCGGTATCGCGGCATGGTCGCGGCGGCGGAAGAAGCGGGGCTTGCCCATGACTGTATCGTGCCGCCCAACAATGCCACGCGGGCAGAGGAAGGACGCGCCGCGATCCAGGCGCTCATGGCCTCCGGCAAGCCGATGGATGCCCTGTTCTTCGCCTGCGACGCGCAGGCGCTGGGCGGTCTCGGCGCGTTGGCAGAGGCCGGGTGCGACGTGCCCGGGGCTGTCGGCGTCATCGGTTTTGATGGAGTGGAGGGCGGGGCGCACAGCAACCCGCCGCTCACCACGATAGAACCGGATTTCGCGCAGGCCGCCCGCCTGCTGGTCGAACGCAGCCTGTCGGGCGAGGAGCCTCAAGAGGGCGAGGGCGAGACGGCCCGCGCACCGGTCCGCCTGGTGGAACGGGCCAGCGTTTCGCGCTGA